The sequence GAGATGTCACCAGTAATATGACAAGTCATATTAGGCTTGTATTTTTGTAAGATGATACGCTCATCATCTACATAAATTTCTAAAGCGTCTTTTTCCTGAATACCTAGTGTACGACGAAGTTCGATCGGAATTACTACACGACCTAGTTCGTCCACCTTTCTTACAATACCTGTTGATTTCATTATTTATTCTCCCCTTTGATAAATAAATTCGGCAATATTCGACATCTATAGCGTTATAATACCATTAGTTCCCATTAATGTCAAACCTAAAATATCTATTTTTTTCAAGGTTTTTAAAAATATTTCTAAAAAAACAGGACTATAGAAGATACGAAAAATTCGACAAAGATTTTGTTAAGCTGTGTCGGATTTGGCTAAAATGTTTTTATGATGGAAAAATGAACGAAAAATCGCTACAATAAAAGCAGACTGTTTATTTAATGAAAAGAATTGTATTGAGGAGGTAAGAAGTATGACAGAGCAGAACAAAACTTTTTATATAACGACACCTATCTACTATCCAAGTGGAAATTTACATATCGGCCATGCTTATAGTACGGTTGCGGGAGATGCTATGGCTCGTTATAAACGATTGAGAGGATATGATGTCCGCTATTTAACCGGAACGGATGAACATGGACAAAAGATCCAAAAGAAAGCCGATGAAGCAGGGGTAACGCCTCAAGCTTATGTAGATGACATCGTCAGCGGAATTAAAGACCTGTGGGAAAAGCTAGATATTTCTTACAGTGACTTTATTCGAACGACAGAAGACCGCCACAAAAAAGTTGTCGAAAAAATCTTTGCCCAATTGTTGGAGCAAGGTGATATTTACTTAGATGAATATGAAGGAAGTTACTGTACGTCCTGTGAATCGTTCTTCACGGAACGCCAGTTGGAGAATGGCCGTTGTCCGGACTGTGGCGGACCAGTGGAACAAGTGAAAGAAGAATCATATTTCTTTAAAATGAGCAAGTATGTAGATCGTTTGCTAGCTTTTTATGAAGAAAATCCAACATTCATTCAACCGGAGAGCCGTAAGAATGAAATGATTAACAACTTTATTAAACCAGGACTTGAAGATTTAGCAATTTCACGAACGACGTTTGACTGGGGAATCAAAGTGCCGGGAAATCCAAAGCATGTGATTTACGTCTGGATTGATGCTTTAAGTAATTACATTACGGCATTAGGCTACGGAACTGACGACGATACCTTGTATCAAAAATATTGGCCGGCCGATGTTCATTTAATGAGTAAAGAAATTGTTCGCTTTCACACAATCTATTGGCCGATCATGCTTATGGCACTTGATTTACCATTACCGAAGAAAGTATTTGCACATGGATGGATTCTGATGAAAGACGGAAAAATGTCGAAATCAAAAGGTAATGTCGTAAATCCGATTGATTTGACGGATCGCTATGGTTTAGACGCTCTACGCTATTACTTGCTGCGTGAAGTACCATTTGGTTCGGATGGTGTATTTACTCCGGAAGGATTCGTCGACAGAACCAACTATGACTTGGCAAATGACTTAGGTAATCTGCTGAATCGTACCGTTGCGATGATTAACAAATACTTTGACGGAGAGATTCCAGCATTTAAAGCTTCTGAAACAACGTACGATGAACAATTAGAATCTTTAGGTAAAGAAACGGTGGAAAATGTCGAAAAAGCACTAGACGAAATGGGCTTTTCCGTTGCGTTAACACACATTTGGAAATATGTTAGTCGTACGAACAAATATATCGACGAGACACAGCCATGGGTGCTGGCGAAGGATGAAGAAAAGAAAGAACGTTTAGGCAATGTCATGGCACACTTAGTCGACAGTTTGCGACGAATCGCCATTTTATTACGTCCGTTCTTAACAGAAACGCCAGGTCGTATCTTCGAACAAATTGGTGTGGCTGATGAAAACCTTCATTCATGGGAGAGTTTGAACCAATCGGACGTTATCGCATCAGGTACAAAAGTAGTGAAAAAAGATCCGATCTTTCCACGCTTAGATGTCGAAAAAGAAGTGCAAACAATCAAAGACATGATGAAAAAACCGGAACCAGAGAAGCAAGACGAACCTGTCGAAGATTCAAATGAAATAACGTATGACGACTTTATGAAACTTGATTTACGCGTGGCAGAGGTTACCCATGCAGAAAAAATGGAGAATGCTGACAAATTATTACGTATCCAGCTTGATTTAGGATCGGAAAAACGTCAAGTAGTCTCAGGAATAGCTAATTATTATACACCGGAACAGCTAGTAGGCAAAAAAGTAATTTGCGTAACCAACTTAAAACCAGTGAAACTGCGCGGGCAGCTTTCAGAAGGTATGATTTTGTCAGGTGAAGATAAAGATGGATCATTATCGTTAGCAACAGTAGAATCAAGCTTACCGAACGGATCCGTTGTTAAATAAGTAAGACAAAACAAACGCTTATCAGTTAATATGATAAGCGTTTCTGTTTCCATGTAACAGAACAATCGGTATTAAACAGTACGGTACGATAAGAAATAAAGGAGGATTTGTATGTTATTTGATACACATGTTCATTTGAATGTTTCCCAGTTTGACGAAGATAGAGAGGCGGTGCTCGAGCGAGCGAAAGAAGCCGGGGTTGAGTACATGGTTATTGTCGGATTTGACCATGATACAATTCCAAAGGCATTAGAGATCGCGGAGCAATATGATTATATATATGCAGCGGTTGGTTGGCATCCCGTTGACGCGATTGATATGACAGGGAAAGAATTGGCATGGATTGAAGAATTAGCTGCGCATCCGAAAGTAGTGGCAATTGGAGAGATGGGGTTAGATTATCATTGGGATAAGTCGCCAAAAGACATCCAGAAAGATGTTTTTCGTAAACAAATCAGACTTGCCCGTAAGGTGAATCTCCCGGTTATTATTCATAATCGAGAAGCAACAGAAGATATTGTCGAGATTTTGCAGGAAGAGAAGGCAGAAGAGGTCGGTGGAATCATGCATTGCTATAATGATTCGGTTGATTATGTCGATGCCTGTCTAAGCATGAATTTTCATATCTCATTGGGTGGTCCGGTTACCTTTAAAAATGCAACGTTGCCTAAAGATGTGGCGAAATATGTCCCATT is a genomic window of Gracilibacillus salinarum containing:
- a CDS encoding AbrB/MazE/SpoVT family DNA-binding domain-containing protein, translated to MKSTGIVRKVDELGRVVIPIELRRTLGIQEKDALEIYVDDERIILQKYKPNMTCHITGDISDDNFTLADGKLVLSPEGAKVLVDEIQNKINK
- the metG gene encoding methionine--tRNA ligase; this encodes MTEQNKTFYITTPIYYPSGNLHIGHAYSTVAGDAMARYKRLRGYDVRYLTGTDEHGQKIQKKADEAGVTPQAYVDDIVSGIKDLWEKLDISYSDFIRTTEDRHKKVVEKIFAQLLEQGDIYLDEYEGSYCTSCESFFTERQLENGRCPDCGGPVEQVKEESYFFKMSKYVDRLLAFYEENPTFIQPESRKNEMINNFIKPGLEDLAISRTTFDWGIKVPGNPKHVIYVWIDALSNYITALGYGTDDDTLYQKYWPADVHLMSKEIVRFHTIYWPIMLMALDLPLPKKVFAHGWILMKDGKMSKSKGNVVNPIDLTDRYGLDALRYYLLREVPFGSDGVFTPEGFVDRTNYDLANDLGNLLNRTVAMINKYFDGEIPAFKASETTYDEQLESLGKETVENVEKALDEMGFSVALTHIWKYVSRTNKYIDETQPWVLAKDEEKKERLGNVMAHLVDSLRRIAILLRPFLTETPGRIFEQIGVADENLHSWESLNQSDVIASGTKVVKKDPIFPRLDVEKEVQTIKDMMKKPEPEKQDEPVEDSNEITYDDFMKLDLRVAEVTHAEKMENADKLLRIQLDLGSEKRQVVSGIANYYTPEQLVGKKVICVTNLKPVKLRGQLSEGMILSGEDKDGSLSLATVESSLPNGSVVK
- a CDS encoding TatD family hydrolase, with translation MLFDTHVHLNVSQFDEDREAVLERAKEAGVEYMVIVGFDHDTIPKALEIAEQYDYIYAAVGWHPVDAIDMTGKELAWIEELAAHPKVVAIGEMGLDYHWDKSPKDIQKDVFRKQIRLARKVNLPVIIHNREATEDIVEILQEEKAEEVGGIMHCYNDSVDYVDACLSMNFHISLGGPVTFKNATLPKDVAKYVPLDRLLIETDCPFLAPHPNRGKRNEPAYVKLVAEKIAELRETSVEEISKITTENAKKFFGIKN